From a single Phocoena sinus isolate mPhoSin1 chromosome 1, mPhoSin1.pri, whole genome shotgun sequence genomic region:
- the AADACL3 gene encoding arylacetamide deacetylase-like 3 encodes MFQTFQTHHGLRSHLCKESESVVLAVGFRKMLKHRFPVIVRDFMVATIHFLKSLNTCGADPAWVMVCGDSVGGGVATIVCQNLVDSSDLPRIRAQILIYAALQALDFRPPSYQQNKDVPLLRQNLAFCRWCGYLDISPSWKSTVLKRAHLPAKVWEKYRKWLGSENIPEKFKKRGYTPHEPLNETAYLETNVILDLMNSPLIADDEVVSQLPRSCIVSCEYDIFQDHSLLYKKRLEDLGVPVTWHHMEDGFHGMSVTLDLGCLYLPCSMRILNAAVHFIKEL; translated from the exons ATGTTTCAAACCTTTCAAACTCACCATGGCTTACGCTCTCATTTGTGCAAGGAGAGTGAATCAGTGGTCCTAGCGGTTGG GTTCAGAAA GATGCTCAAGCATAGGTTTCCGGTGATAGTAAGAGACTTCATGGTGGCTACCATCCACTTCTTGAAGTCCTTGAATACATGTGGGGCAGATCCAGCCTGGGTCATGGTCTGTGGTGACAGTGTGGGTGGGGGCGTGGCAACAATAGTTTGTCAAAACCTTGTGGACAGTTCTGATCTCCCCAGGATCCGTGCTCAGATCCTGATCTATGCCGCTCTCCAAGCCCTGGACTTCCGGCCTCCTTCTTATCAGCAGAACAAGGACGTTCCACTGCTCAGGCAGAATTTGGCCTTCTGCCGTTGGTGTGGTTACCTGGACATCAGCCCCTCCTGGAAAAGCACCGTATTGAAAAGAGCCCACTTGCCTGCCAAAGTCTGGGAAAAGTACAGAAAGTGGTTGGGTTCAGAAAACATTCCAGAGAAGTTTAAGAAGAGAGGCTACACGCCCCATGAGCCCCTGAATGAAACTGCCTATCTGGAGACAAACGTCATTCTAGATTTGATGAACTCACCCCTGATTGCAGATGATGAAGTAGTGTCTCAGCTCCCCAGATCTTGCATCGTGAGCTGTGAGTATGATATTTTCCAGGACCATTCGCTGTTGTACAAGAAGAGGCTGGAGGACCTGGGAGTCCCAGTGACTTGGCACCACATGGAGGATGGTTTTCACGGGATGTCGGTCACCCTTGACCTGGGCTGCTTGTACTTGCCCTGCTCCATGAGGATTCTGAATGCTGCAGTCCATTTTATAAAAGAGTTGTGA
- the C1H1orf158 gene encoding uncharacterized protein C1orf158 homolog translates to MQFLTAVSPQSFSTPSWKIEAKYSTRVLTGNWLEERKTFTKATEKTPQTIYRKEYIPFPGHRPDQISRWYSKRRVEGLPYKHLITHHQEPSCHHLISTYDDHYNRHNYNPSLPQLRTWDRHKLLWLPEKADFPLLAPPTNYGLYEQLKQRWLPSPEATWRERIYISSCPRPPSGAMSQREHAIPGPPPRLQPVPHS, encoded by the exons ATGCAGTTTCTTACTGCAGTAAGTCCACAGTCATTCTCCACTCCGAGCTGGAAGATTGAGGCCAAGTATTCAACCAGAGTGCTCACTGGAAACTGGTTGGAGGAGAGGAAGACG TTCACCAAAGCCACTGAGAAAACACCCCAGACCATTTATAGAAAAGAGTATATCCCCTTCCCAGGCCACAGACCGGATCAGATCTCCAGGTGGTACAGCAAGAGGAGAGTTGAG GGGCTCCCGTACAAACACCTGATCACCCACCACCAGGAGCCCTCGTGCCACCATCTGATCAGCACGTACGACGACCATTACAACCGGCATAACTATAACCCAAGCTTGCCCCAGCTCCGCACGTGGGATAGACATAAGTTGCTGTGGCTCCCAGAGAAAGCTGACTTCCCCCTTCTCG CTCCCCCTACAAACTACGGACTCTATGAGCAGTTGAAGCAGAGATGGCTCCCGTCACCCGAAGCCACCTGGAGGGAGCGCATTTACATTTCTTCCTGCCCCAGACCACCTTCTGGTGCTATGTCGCAGCGGGAACATGCAATTCCGGGGCCTCCCCCTCGCCTGCAGCCTGTCCCACACTCCTGA